The following proteins come from a genomic window of Rutidosis leptorrhynchoides isolate AG116_Rl617_1_P2 chromosome 10, CSIRO_AGI_Rlap_v1, whole genome shotgun sequence:
- the LOC139869996 gene encoding uncharacterized protein, whose protein sequence is MKCVSTTSYSININGELHGYFKGKRGLRQGDPLSPYLFTFVMELLTLILKRNVRMETKFRYHARCEKLKIINLCFADDLFIFSHANVSSVSVIRDSLEEFKRCSGLVSSLPKSTCFFANVSNILKTQLIEIMPFDEGHLSVRYLGVPWRLLSNKESLWIQWVHTHKLADKHFWNVQITANASRKLLLIRGFSWYDKLSDIMDLNSWKQPNEWLTKYPQLQEVRLPVLTDSSDGLLWIKEGNSFDTFDVQKVWNNIRPFAYKVDWYSLVWFSQAIPWHAFLVRLVMGERLKTRDKLKASEIHNGVHLVCSLCQNCMDTHDHLFFECSFSQQVWSKATHLSPLQLPQNWKSIRDCLIPCAKRNTVNVVSKLLFATSIYFLWQERNNMLFKEVSS, encoded by the exons ATGAAGTGTGTCTCTACAACCTCATATTCTATTAACATCAATGGAGAATTGCATGGTTATTTTAAGGGGAAACGGGGCCTTCGGCAAGGTGATCCGTTATCTCCTTATTTATTTACTTTTGTGATGGAATTATTGACTCTTATTCTCAAACGTAACGTTCGAATGGAAACCAAATTTAGGTACCATGCCAGGTGTGAAAAATTAAAGATAATTAATCTATGCTTTGCAGATGACCTGTTTATTTTTTCGCATGCTAATGTTAGCTCTGTCTCTGTTATTCGTGATTCATTGGAAGAATTCAAACGGTGTTCTGGTCTTGTGTCGAGCTTACCTAAGAGTACATGTTTCTTTGCTAATGTATCCAATATATTGAAAACTCAACTCATAGAGATTATGCCGTTTGATGAAGGGCATTTGTCGGTTCGTTATTTGGGAGTCCC TTGGCGTCTCTTATCTAATAAGGAATCTCTTTGGATTCAATGGGTTCATACCCATAAATTAGCTGACAAACATTTTTGGAATGTTCAAATCACAGCTAATGCTAGTCGGAAACTCTTGCTTATCAGAG GCTTCTCATGGTATGATAAACTTTCTGATATCATGGACCTTAATTCTTGGAAACAGCCAAATGAATGGTTGACTAAATACCCCCAATTGCAGGAGGTAAGGCTGCCTGTTTTAACTGACTCAAGTGACGGTCTTCTATGGATTAAAGAGGGAAATTCATTTGATACTTTCGATGTTCAAAAAGTATGGAATAATATTCGGCCTTTTGCATATAAGGTCGATTGGTACTCTCTTGTTTGGTTTTCTCAAGCTATTCCGTGGCATGCTTTCCTTGTTAGGCTTGTTATGGGCGAAAGGTTGAAAACACGGGATAAATTAAAGGCATCGGAAATCCATAATGGGGTGCATTTGGTGTGTTCATTATGTCAAAATTGCATGGATACTCACGACCATCTATTCTTCGAATGCTCGTTTTCGCAACAAGTTTGGTCTAAAGCTACTCATTTATCCCCGTTGCAGTTGCCTCAAAACTGGAAGTCGATTCGTGATTGTTTAATTCCGTGTGCAAAGCGTAATACAGTGAATGTTGTTTCAAAATTGTTGTTTGCTACGTCAATTTACTTTTTATGGCAGGAAAGAAATAACATGTTGTTTAAAGAAGTCTCATCGTAA